One segment of Trichlorobacter ammonificans DNA contains the following:
- a CDS encoding YtxH domain-containing protein — protein MARSHDNAVTTAVLALTAGALFGAVAALLLAPAPGSETRKRLCGFQEDAAERVRRYAREARLRASGGRKGEDLHYDGGDAWI, from the coding sequence ATGGCACGTTCACACGATAACGCCGTAACCACCGCAGTTCTTGCGCTCACCGCCGGCGCCCTGTTCGGCGCCGTTGCCGCCCTCCTGCTGGCCCCCGCCCCCGGCAGCGAGACCCGGAAGAGATTGTGCGGCTTCCAGGAAGATGCTGCCGAACGGGTGCGGCGCTACGCACGGGAGGCCCGTCTGCGGGCGTCCGGTGGCAGAAAGGGCGAAGACCTGCACTACGACGGCGGCGACGCCTGGATCTAG
- a CDS encoding flagellar biosynthesis anti-sigma factor FlgM, with protein sequence MRIESGPQSAVSGVSATSRPGATGRTPSVQGGQAVHSAFQVQLTNLVEGLSSVQASSGVVRPDKVSEISTRLAEGNYSISGSEVAAKLLLALQA encoded by the coding sequence ATGCGAATTGAATCAGGACCACAGTCAGCAGTTTCAGGCGTTTCCGCGACATCCCGTCCGGGGGCGACGGGGCGCACCCCGTCGGTCCAGGGAGGGCAGGCGGTACACAGCGCCTTCCAAGTCCAGTTGACCAACCTGGTGGAAGGTCTGTCGTCCGTACAGGCGTCGAGCGGTGTCGTTCGTCCCGATAAGGTTTCCGAGATCAGCACCAGGCTGGCCGAGGGAAACTACTCCATCAGCGGCTCGGAGGTCGCGGCCAAGCTGCTGCTGGCGCTGCAGGCCTGA
- a CDS encoding M16 family metallopeptidase: MMFRSVLLALVLLLMTLPLHAANLEDKVVEHTFKNGLKLLMVERHTSPTVSAWIRFKVGSVDERSDERGIAHLLEHMLFKGTKTLGTKDYAAEAPLLERIEAAAQKLLAEQAKGGRADSSLVKRLEQEVAELEKQAQRFVVKDEFFDLYARNGGTGYNAFTSRDGTTYLISLPSNKLELWAAIESDRMRNPVLREFYTERSVVMEERRRSYDAEPSAKLWESFVAAAYPAHPYGQPTIGWMSDIRQLSRTKAEGFLRRFYAPNNAVIAVVGDINPRQVIALVERYFADLTPGTPVPDVAAREEEPRGERRVEVLGDAEPEVVIGFRKTALGERDDEVFDVIAAILGQGRTSRLYRALVLERQIATSVTVFGAPGSRYPGLFVLHATPRSPHTAAEVEQALLAELERLKAEPVTSRELQRILNRLEYEEARRMGTNGGLARNLTEYEAVTGSWRFLAGYRAKVEKVTPDDIRRVAAAWLTRENRIVGTLVKKEQGGEAK, translated from the coding sequence ATGATGTTCCGAAGTGTTCTGCTGGCGCTGGTACTGCTGCTGATGACGTTGCCGCTCCATGCGGCGAACCTGGAGGACAAGGTTGTCGAGCATACGTTCAAAAACGGTCTGAAACTGCTGATGGTGGAGCGGCACACCTCTCCCACCGTATCGGCCTGGATCCGCTTCAAGGTGGGCAGCGTGGACGAGCGCAGCGATGAGCGCGGTATCGCCCATCTGCTGGAGCATATGCTGTTCAAGGGGACTAAGACCCTGGGAACGAAGGACTACGCCGCCGAGGCGCCGCTTCTGGAACGGATTGAAGCCGCTGCCCAGAAACTGCTGGCGGAGCAGGCCAAGGGAGGCAGGGCCGATTCCAGCCTGGTGAAGCGCCTTGAACAGGAGGTGGCCGAGCTGGAGAAACAGGCGCAGCGTTTCGTGGTCAAGGATGAGTTTTTCGACCTCTACGCCCGTAACGGCGGCACCGGCTACAATGCCTTTACCTCTCGCGACGGCACTACCTACCTGATTTCGCTTCCCTCCAACAAGTTGGAACTGTGGGCAGCCATCGAGTCGGACCGGATGCGTAACCCGGTGCTGCGGGAGTTTTACACCGAACGGTCGGTGGTGATGGAAGAGCGTCGCCGTTCCTACGATGCCGAGCCGAGTGCCAAACTGTGGGAGAGCTTTGTTGCAGCCGCCTATCCGGCCCATCCCTACGGTCAACCCACCATCGGCTGGATGTCCGATATCCGCCAGCTTTCCCGCACCAAGGCGGAAGGGTTCCTGCGCCGCTTCTATGCTCCCAACAATGCGGTCATCGCCGTGGTGGGTGACATTAATCCCCGGCAGGTGATTGCGCTGGTGGAGCGCTATTTTGCTGATCTGACGCCGGGAACGCCGGTGCCGGACGTGGCGGCCCGGGAGGAGGAACCCCGTGGCGAGCGGCGGGTGGAGGTGCTGGGGGATGCGGAGCCGGAGGTGGTGATCGGCTTCCGCAAGACCGCCCTCGGTGAGCGCGACGACGAGGTGTTCGACGTCATTGCCGCCATCCTGGGGCAGGGGCGGACCTCCCGGCTGTATCGTGCACTGGTGCTTGAACGGCAGATCGCCACCAGCGTGACGGTTTTCGGTGCTCCCGGCAGCCGCTATCCCGGCCTGTTCGTGCTGCATGCCACCCCCCGTTCTCCCCATACGGCAGCTGAAGTGGAGCAGGCGCTGCTTGCGGAGCTGGAGCGCCTGAAGGCGGAACCGGTGACGTCCCGCGAGCTGCAGCGCATCCTGAACCGTCTGGAGTATGAGGAGGCGCGGCGCATGGGGACCAACGGCGGGCTGGCCCGCAACCTGACTGAATATGAAGCAGTGACCGGCTCCTGGCGTTTTCTGGCCGGATACCGGGCAAAGGTGGAAAAGGTGACCCCTGACGATATCAGGCGGGTCGCTGCCGCCTGGCTGACTCGGGAGAACCGGATCGTAGGGACGCTGGTGAAAAAAGAGCAGGGGGGTGAGGCGAAATGA
- the mqnE gene encoding aminofutalosine synthase MqnE, with the protein MTSFTTISEKVHAGERLSCDDALLLYESRDLLAIGELAALANARRNGARVYFNVNRHINPTNICVNRCAFCAFSRTAGAADAYTLSREEMVRRAREAQHQGATEVHLVGGLHPDLPFDFYLELLREIGQAAPQLHIKAFTAVEIDWFATISGLSAETVLERLMAAGLGSMPAGGAEILVEGVRQRICPEKISGHRWLEIHRLAHRAGLKTNCSMLYGHLETYDDRVRHMELLRELQDETGGFQVFIPLAWQPENSPLKLDTRGTSGLDDLKTLAIARLFLDNIPHLKAYWIMLGEKIAQVALAFGVDDLDGTVVEERIGHDAGASSPQSLSRERICHLIRMAGKQPVERDTLYNPVIR; encoded by the coding sequence ATGACATCATTTACCACAATCAGTGAAAAAGTGCACGCCGGAGAACGCCTCAGTTGCGATGACGCCCTGCTGCTTTACGAATCCCGCGACCTGCTGGCCATCGGTGAGCTGGCCGCACTGGCCAATGCCCGGCGCAACGGCGCCAGGGTGTACTTCAACGTCAATCGCCATATCAACCCCACCAATATTTGCGTCAACCGCTGCGCGTTCTGCGCCTTTTCCCGCACCGCCGGCGCCGCCGACGCCTACACCCTTTCCCGCGAGGAGATGGTGCGCCGTGCACGGGAAGCGCAGCACCAGGGAGCCACCGAGGTACACCTGGTGGGGGGGCTGCATCCCGACCTTCCTTTCGATTTTTATCTGGAGTTGCTCAGGGAGATCGGGCAGGCGGCACCGCAGCTGCATATCAAGGCATTCACGGCAGTGGAGATTGACTGGTTTGCCACCATCAGCGGTCTGTCGGCGGAAACGGTTCTGGAGCGCCTGATGGCGGCAGGGCTCGGCTCAATGCCGGCCGGTGGTGCGGAAATCCTGGTGGAAGGGGTACGGCAACGGATCTGCCCGGAAAAGATCAGCGGCCACCGCTGGCTGGAGATTCATCGTCTGGCCCACCGGGCCGGATTGAAAACCAACTGTTCCATGCTGTACGGCCATCTGGAGACGTACGACGATCGGGTACGGCATATGGAGCTGCTGCGGGAGCTGCAGGACGAGACCGGCGGTTTCCAGGTCTTCATCCCCTTGGCCTGGCAACCGGAGAATTCGCCGCTCAAGCTGGACACCCGAGGGACATCCGGTTTGGACGACCTGAAGACCCTGGCCATCGCCCGCCTGTTCCTGGATAACATCCCCCACCTGAAGGCCTACTGGATCATGCTGGGTGAGAAGATCGCCCAGGTGGCCCTCGCCTTCGGCGTCGACGACCTGGACGGCACCGTGGTGGAGGAACGGATCGGCCACGACGCCGGCGCGTCGTCGCCGCAGAGCCTGAGCAGGGAACGGATCTGCCATCTGATCCGCATGGCCGGCAAGCAGCCGGTGGAACGGGACACCCTCTACAACCCGGTGATCCGCTGA
- a CDS encoding M16 family metallopeptidase, protein MSRLLIRAFIAVLLCVSTVWSAETADPRTMRFPALDFRIPKAERVVLDNGIPVFLLPDRELPIVTVSALIRTGSVYDPVGKSGLASLTGTLLRGGGAGALAPDALDEHLEFMASSVESAFGSDSGTVGMTTLTRNLEPTLAIFRDVLFTPRFDEKRLTVARRQLLEAIRRQNDDPKEMADRELMKMIYAGHPLGVVPTEASVAAITREEIVAFHRRHVRPDTMILAVSGDFERERLIPLLNRLIGSQRPADKQALPPLPPVPVSFKPELLLLPKQVNQSVIRLGHLGIDKNDPDLYAVRVLDFILGGSFTSRLMMEIRTNQGLAYNVSSSFEVGRRFIGSFSAETETRADATARTIALMTAIIDGIRKEPVTDQELTLAKESIINSFLFGFTSSASTVAQQARLEFYGYAPDYLERYRERISAVTREDVLRASRRLLHPDAFKLVVVGNETAFDRPLAEFGAVTRVQPD, encoded by the coding sequence ATGAGCCGTCTGTTGATCCGTGCCTTCATAGCTGTTCTGCTCTGTGTCAGCACTGTCTGGAGTGCAGAGACCGCCGACCCCCGGACCATGCGCTTTCCGGCTCTTGACTTCAGGATTCCCAAGGCCGAACGGGTTGTTTTGGATAACGGCATACCGGTCTTCCTGTTGCCGGACCGCGAACTGCCGATCGTGACGGTATCGGCCCTGATCCGAACCGGTTCGGTCTACGATCCTGTCGGCAAGAGCGGCCTTGCCTCCCTCACCGGCACACTGCTGCGCGGCGGCGGCGCCGGCGCTCTCGCCCCCGATGCCCTGGATGAGCACCTGGAGTTCATGGCCTCATCCGTGGAAAGCGCCTTCGGCAGTGACAGCGGAACCGTCGGCATGACCACGCTGACCCGCAATCTGGAGCCGACCCTGGCGATTTTTCGGGATGTACTGTTTACCCCGCGTTTCGACGAAAAGCGGCTGACCGTTGCCCGGCGGCAACTTCTCGAGGCGATTCGGCGGCAGAACGACGATCCCAAGGAGATGGCCGACCGTGAGCTGATGAAGATGATCTATGCCGGGCATCCCCTGGGTGTTGTGCCCACAGAGGCCTCGGTCGCAGCGATTACCAGGGAAGAGATCGTTGCTTTCCATCGCCGCCATGTGCGGCCCGATACCATGATCCTGGCAGTAAGCGGCGATTTTGAGCGGGAACGGCTCATCCCCCTCTTGAACCGACTGATCGGTTCGCAGCGTCCGGCGGACAAACAGGCACTGCCGCCTCTGCCGCCGGTCCCAGTCTCCTTCAAGCCGGAGTTGCTGCTACTGCCCAAGCAGGTGAACCAGTCGGTGATCCGCCTGGGGCACCTGGGGATCGACAAGAATGATCCGGACCTGTACGCCGTGCGGGTGCTGGATTTCATTCTCGGCGGCAGCTTCACCTCCCGGCTGATGATGGAGATCCGCACCAACCAGGGGCTGGCCTATAACGTGAGCAGCAGTTTCGAGGTGGGACGCCGGTTTATCGGCAGTTTCAGTGCCGAAACCGAAACCCGCGCCGATGCCACGGCCCGAACCATTGCGTTGATGACCGCCATCATCGACGGCATCCGCAAGGAGCCGGTGACGGACCAGGAGCTTACGCTGGCCAAGGAGTCGATCATCAACTCGTTCCTGTTTGGCTTCACCTCCTCCGCAAGTACCGTTGCCCAGCAGGCACGGCTCGAGTTTTACGGCTACGCGCCGGACTACCTGGAGCGCTACCGTGAGCGGATTTCCGCGGTTACCCGCGAGGATGTGCTGCGAGCGTCCCGCCGGCTGCTGCATCCCGATGCGTTCAAACTGGTGGTGGTCGGGAACGAGACGGCATTCGACCGTCCCCTCGCGGAGTTTGGCGCCGTCACCAGGGTACAACCGGACTGA
- a CDS encoding CoA-binding protein, whose protein sequence is MTPEIDRFFQAEAFGVVGASEDRGKFGNKVLRCYLENRKTVIPVNPKAVSIEGIPCVASVAELPDTVKSISVITPPPVTEQVVEAAIARGITSVWMQPGAESPAAVERCRAAGVNVIADHSCILVVLGFRDH, encoded by the coding sequence ATGACACCTGAAATCGACCGGTTTTTTCAGGCAGAGGCGTTTGGTGTGGTAGGAGCATCCGAGGACCGCGGCAAGTTCGGTAATAAGGTGCTTCGCTGCTATCTGGAGAACCGCAAAACCGTGATTCCGGTCAACCCGAAGGCGGTCAGCATCGAGGGGATTCCCTGTGTGGCTTCGGTGGCGGAGCTGCCGGATACGGTCAAGAGTATTTCCGTGATCACCCCGCCGCCGGTGACCGAGCAGGTGGTGGAGGCGGCCATTGCCCGGGGGATCACCAGCGTCTGGATGCAGCCGGGGGCGGAGAGCCCGGCGGCGGTGGAGCGGTGTCGGGCGGCCGGGGTGAATGTCATTGCCGACCATAGCTGCATTCTGGTGGTACTGGGCTTCCGGGACCACTGA
- a CDS encoding MlaD family protein, whose protein sequence is MQRSNQIGWAQVRAGVFIMVTLLLMAGAIFLMGQKTKLFTPTSRLVVTMDNVVGLKEGAPVWLAGVDVGVVQQVGFKDPRNSNEVRIEMEVEREALKKVGTDSRITIKTRGLMGEKYVDIMPSQHYHAVPGNNFRGQSVHTLDDVAQKAGVTFEKLNSIVDSVQSGKGTLGLLATDTTLYVNAVKLSDELKILAANINNGQGTLGRLARSGEPYDRLMQILARADKTLQDIQASDGSLNRLIYDKTLYTKLVALADKSNQAADDVRELNRKLTSRDSTIGMLLNDRELYDRSVSLLTRADRSMQDLEAVSARIRAGEGTAGKLITEKELYDKLNRTVDALEALVTDIRKNPGRYVKLSLF, encoded by the coding sequence ATGCAACGGAGCAATCAAATCGGCTGGGCCCAGGTACGGGCCGGCGTCTTCATCATGGTAACGCTGCTGCTCATGGCTGGCGCGATCTTCCTAATGGGGCAGAAGACCAAGCTCTTCACCCCCACCAGCAGGCTGGTCGTCACCATGGACAACGTGGTGGGCCTGAAAGAAGGAGCGCCGGTCTGGCTGGCCGGCGTTGACGTGGGGGTGGTGCAGCAGGTCGGATTCAAGGACCCCCGTAACAGCAACGAAGTGCGGATCGAGATGGAGGTCGAGCGGGAGGCCCTGAAAAAGGTGGGGACCGACTCCCGGATTACCATCAAGACCCGCGGTTTGATGGGCGAAAAGTACGTGGATATCATGCCCTCCCAGCACTACCATGCCGTACCGGGCAACAATTTTCGCGGCCAGTCGGTGCATACCCTTGACGATGTGGCCCAGAAGGCCGGCGTCACCTTTGAAAAGTTGAACAGTATCGTAGACAGCGTCCAGTCCGGCAAGGGGACCCTGGGGCTTTTGGCCACCGATACCACCCTCTACGTCAATGCGGTGAAGTTGTCCGACGAACTGAAAATCCTGGCCGCCAACATCAACAACGGCCAGGGAACCCTGGGGAGGCTGGCCCGCAGCGGGGAACCGTATGACCGGCTGATGCAGATTCTGGCACGAGCCGACAAGACCCTTCAGGATATCCAGGCGTCCGACGGCAGCCTGAACCGGTTGATCTACGACAAGACCCTCTACACCAAGTTGGTCGCCCTGGCGGACAAGAGTAACCAGGCTGCGGACGACGTCCGGGAGCTGAACCGTAAGCTGACGTCCCGCGACAGCACGATCGGTATGTTGCTCAACGACCGCGAGCTGTATGACAGAAGCGTTTCCCTGCTGACCCGGGCCGACCGTTCCATGCAGGATCTCGAGGCGGTGTCGGCACGTATCAGAGCCGGCGAGGGGACCGCAGGCAAGCTGATTACCGAGAAGGAGTTGTACGATAAGCTGAACAGGACCGTGGATGCCCTGGAGGCCCTGGTGACCGACATCCGGAAAAATCCCGGTCGCTATGTGAAACTGTCACTGTTTTAG
- a CDS encoding peptidylprolyl isomerase — MNTRTVVNLALIALAALSLTACQGQQGSSSTPATSGKDAKVLASVNGVNITSEDFDREVKALPEYIRGMTETPQGRKEMIETLVMRELILQQAAKDGVDKSKDVEEKMAELKKRIIVDTYLKKRVESDAKISDEELKSFYEKNQDKFKTGEQVRASHILVKSEQEAKDVLTQLKGGAKFEDVAKAKSVDSSASKGGDLGWFGKGNMVPVFEKTAFALKEGEVSGIVKSEFGFHIIKLTGKRAAGVRSLDEAKEQIKAALLPQKQQQAFMQLKETLRKGAKIELKEQDPAAGPEAPAPHGAMPAQPAPAEKK; from the coding sequence GTGAACACTCGAACTGTTGTGAATCTGGCCCTGATTGCACTGGCCGCCCTGTCCCTGACCGCCTGCCAGGGGCAGCAAGGCAGCAGCTCCACCCCTGCCACCTCCGGCAAGGACGCAAAGGTGTTGGCTTCCGTTAATGGTGTCAACATCACCAGTGAGGACTTCGATCGCGAAGTCAAGGCGCTGCCGGAATATATCCGTGGCATGACCGAAACCCCCCAGGGGCGCAAGGAGATGATCGAGACCCTGGTGATGCGTGAGCTGATCCTGCAGCAGGCTGCCAAGGACGGCGTCGACAAGAGCAAGGATGTCGAAGAGAAAATGGCGGAGCTGAAAAAGCGGATCATCGTGGACACCTACCTCAAGAAGCGGGTCGAGAGCGATGCGAAGATCAGCGATGAAGAACTGAAGAGCTTCTACGAGAAGAACCAGGACAAGTTCAAGACCGGTGAGCAGGTCCGCGCCAGCCATATCCTGGTGAAGAGCGAACAGGAGGCCAAGGATGTCCTGACCCAGCTGAAGGGCGGGGCAAAGTTTGAAGACGTTGCCAAAGCCAAGTCGGTCGACTCCTCCGCATCCAAGGGAGGGGACCTGGGCTGGTTCGGCAAGGGGAACATGGTGCCGGTGTTCGAAAAGACCGCCTTTGCTCTCAAGGAGGGTGAGGTTTCCGGTATTGTCAAGAGCGAGTTCGGCTTCCACATCATCAAGCTGACCGGCAAGCGGGCTGCCGGTGTCCGTTCCCTCGACGAGGCAAAGGAGCAGATCAAGGCCGCCCTGCTGCCCCAGAAGCAGCAGCAGGCGTTCATGCAGCTGAAGGAAACCCTGCGCAAGGGGGCCAAGATTGAACTGAAGGAGCAGGATCCCGCCGCTGGTCCGGAGGCTCCGGCACCCCATGGCGCCATGCCCGCCCAGCCCGCCCCTGCAGAAAAGAAGTAA
- a CDS encoding NAD(P)H-dependent flavin oxidoreductase: protein MLRIGRYEVRYPLIQGGMGVRISGGNLAGHVAKCGGVGLVAAAGIAMNSSFYNGRNYFQAETAAFKEELRKAYAIAPDGVIGVNVMVALSDFEALVKAAIEGGAKVIVCGAGLPLSLPELTAHAPEVALVPIASSVRAAQLIARTWEKRYQRLPDAVVIEDPDTAGGHLGEKLENIGTGEYDQYATIRAVKQFFRDEYAAEIPVIAAGGIWDRADLERALSEGADGVQMASRFVVTEECDADPAFKQAYLNCKQEDIGLLMSPAGLPGRAIVANTTAIRQYDLDHHTPCRMNCLKKCSYKESGERFCIVTALDRAQRGDVESGLVFCGTNAWKAERIGTVQEVFDELFGE from the coding sequence ATGTTGCGCATCGGAAGATATGAGGTTCGCTATCCCCTGATTCAGGGCGGCATGGGAGTGCGCATTTCCGGAGGGAATCTTGCGGGACATGTGGCCAAGTGCGGCGGGGTCGGCCTGGTGGCTGCGGCGGGAATCGCCATGAACAGCAGCTTCTATAACGGCCGCAATTACTTCCAGGCTGAGACGGCGGCGTTCAAGGAGGAGTTGCGCAAGGCCTACGCAATCGCGCCGGATGGGGTCATCGGCGTGAACGTGATGGTGGCGCTCTCCGATTTCGAGGCCCTGGTCAAAGCTGCCATCGAGGGGGGGGCCAAGGTGATCGTCTGCGGTGCCGGCCTGCCGCTCTCGCTGCCGGAGCTGACCGCCCATGCGCCGGAAGTGGCGCTGGTGCCGATCGCCTCATCGGTGCGGGCGGCCCAGTTGATCGCCCGTACCTGGGAAAAGCGTTACCAGCGTCTGCCCGATGCCGTGGTCATCGAGGACCCGGACACCGCCGGTGGTCACTTGGGAGAGAAACTGGAAAATATCGGTACCGGCGAGTACGACCAGTACGCCACCATCCGGGCGGTGAAGCAGTTTTTCCGGGACGAGTATGCCGCCGAAATACCGGTGATCGCTGCCGGTGGCATATGGGACCGTGCCGACCTGGAGCGCGCCCTGTCCGAGGGGGCTGATGGCGTACAGATGGCTTCCCGCTTCGTGGTGACGGAGGAGTGCGATGCCGACCCGGCCTTCAAGCAGGCGTATCTGAACTGCAAGCAGGAGGATATCGGCCTGCTGATGTCGCCGGCCGGATTGCCGGGGCGGGCCATCGTGGCCAATACCACCGCCATCCGCCAGTATGATCTGGACCACCATACGCCCTGCCGGATGAACTGCCTGAAGAAATGCTCCTACAAGGAGAGTGGTGAACGCTTCTGCATCGTGACCGCCCTGGACCGGGCGCAACGGGGGGATGTGGAGAGCGGACTGGTGTTCTGTGGTACCAACGCCTGGAAGGCGGAGCGGATCGGTACGGTGCAGGAGGTTTTTGACGAGTTGTTCGGAGAATGA
- a CDS encoding OmcA/MtrC family decaheme c-type cytochrome, whose product MQIRWKMMGLMVAASAMFMLGGCGGKDGKDGRDGKDAASAVTVAALAPEQWSDLSLKAEVLSVAINSPPVVKFKVSDGAGNPVVGLAQSSKSTTNKLATYPNVSFSLAKLVPATNGSPSKWVNYIVTAVSNTTGEVTGGQRPSTENIGSLVDHGDGTYTYTFYRDITKVKEQVAAFTDSGNNRKADLGDLTYDPTLTHRLAIQISGAARGTGSNTADGSNSGVTAVNLKDPLNLIYDFIPATGKAITSANTQRDIVSTASCNECHSKLNALGFHGGSRNEARFCVVCHTDQRKFGRAASTSTGNAFTGTTYVADGEVQGDFPVFIHKLHLGEHLGKTGYDYAGVAYNHITYPQPITNCVKCHSKAPQAANWSSVPSRLACGSCHDGVNWSTGAGHIGGSATNDANCALCHKSADITRYHVTIDRSTSGTTDYASQLALPAGAKKIEYQIKDVKVVTPAGDTKRRAQITFRILMDGAPVTFKAYTAGATQLLDNFTGGPTLYAAIAVPREGIASPADFNTSISASLVNIWNGTQGTLGARDADGYYTATIGLPADLTARYIPNDAVMVSGVVGMGAFAQTNVAGFTAKTFNIPATAVWKEATGTNGNGVTLKARRKIVDAAKCNNCHGQLGIGPTFHSGVRNGGDMCALCHTPDYSTGHVSATQLGGGWSVSAKDLMHGIHAGAKRVVPFTYDSGYDFSHVTYPGVLKNCEQCHLPGTYDFRNAANADAVNSNSLLWNNAAHGIIRSDAIWKSQWVAAGNYGSRPSYSYTTNTWTYTTGVPGTADPTPANGGNLVHSPVASACFGCHDSAAAVSHMRLNGGSIYENPANVTVGGRGTAFTKVESCMACHGAGKAFDIKAVHGK is encoded by the coding sequence ATGCAAATTCGCTGGAAGATGATGGGTCTTATGGTTGCTGCCAGTGCCATGTTTATGCTAGGTGGCTGCGGCGGCAAGGACGGTAAGGACGGCAGGGATGGCAAGGACGCCGCTTCGGCGGTCACGGTAGCCGCCCTGGCTCCGGAGCAATGGTCTGACCTTTCGCTTAAAGCCGAAGTTCTCAGTGTTGCCATCAACAGCCCGCCAGTGGTCAAGTTCAAGGTGAGCGACGGCGCCGGCAACCCGGTGGTGGGGCTGGCACAGTCCTCGAAGTCGACCACGAACAAGCTTGCCACCTATCCCAACGTATCCTTCTCGCTGGCCAAGCTGGTGCCCGCTACCAACGGCTCTCCCAGCAAGTGGGTCAACTACATCGTGACCGCTGTTTCCAACACCACCGGCGAAGTGACCGGCGGTCAGCGTCCCAGTACTGAAAACATCGGTAGCCTGGTTGACCATGGTGACGGTACCTATACCTATACCTTCTACCGCGACATCACCAAGGTGAAGGAACAGGTGGCGGCATTCACCGATTCCGGTAACAATCGTAAGGCTGACCTCGGCGACCTGACCTACGATCCGACCCTGACCCACCGTCTGGCGATCCAGATTTCAGGTGCGGCCCGCGGCACCGGCAGCAACACCGCTGACGGCAGCAACAGTGGCGTGACAGCAGTCAACCTGAAAGATCCGCTGAACTTGATCTATGACTTTATTCCGGCAACCGGTAAGGCGATTACCAGCGCAAATACCCAGCGTGACATCGTCAGTACCGCGAGCTGCAATGAGTGCCATAGCAAGTTGAATGCCCTCGGTTTCCACGGCGGCAGCCGCAATGAAGCCCGCTTCTGCGTGGTCTGTCATACCGACCAGCGCAAGTTCGGTCGGGCCGCTTCCACCTCGACGGGCAACGCCTTCACCGGTACTACTTATGTCGCCGACGGAGAAGTGCAGGGTGATTTCCCGGTCTTCATCCACAAGCTGCACCTGGGTGAGCACCTGGGCAAAACCGGCTACGACTATGCCGGTGTCGCCTACAACCATATCACCTATCCCCAGCCGATCACCAACTGCGTGAAATGCCACAGCAAGGCACCCCAAGCTGCCAACTGGAGTTCTGTGCCCAGCCGTCTGGCCTGCGGCTCCTGCCACGACGGCGTCAACTGGTCCACCGGCGCCGGCCATATCGGCGGCTCCGCTACCAACGATGCCAACTGCGCTCTCTGTCACAAGTCTGCCGATATCACCAGGTATCACGTAACGATTGATCGCTCTACCTCCGGTACCACCGACTACGCTTCGCAGCTTGCCTTGCCGGCAGGTGCCAAGAAAATCGAGTACCAGATCAAGGACGTGAAGGTTGTTACTCCGGCTGGTGATACCAAGCGGCGTGCACAGATTACGTTCCGTATCCTGATGGATGGTGCGCCGGTTACCTTTAAAGCATATACTGCAGGAGCAACCCAGCTGCTGGATAATTTTACCGGTGGCCCCACGCTGTATGCGGCCATTGCCGTACCCCGCGAAGGCATCGCCTCTCCGGCGGACTTCAATACATCCATTAGCGCCAGCTTGGTCAATATCTGGAACGGAACTCAGGGTACTCTGGGAGCCCGTGACGCCGATGGTTACTACACTGCAACCATTGGTCTTCCGGCCGACCTGACGGCCCGTTATATTCCCAACGATGCCGTCATGGTTTCCGGTGTCGTCGGCATGGGGGCCTTTGCCCAGACCAACGTAGCCGGCTTCACTGCCAAAACCTTCAACATTCCGGCCACCGCGGTCTGGAAGGAAGCTACCGGCACCAACGGTAACGGAGTTACGCTGAAGGCCCGTCGTAAAATCGTCGATGCAGCAAAGTGCAATAACTGCCACGGCCAACTGGGTATTGGTCCCACCTTCCACAGCGGCGTCCGGAACGGCGGCGACATGTGCGCCCTCTGCCACACTCCCGACTACTCAACGGGTCATGTCAGTGCAACGCAACTGGGCGGCGGCTGGTCGGTCAGCGCCAAGGACCTGATGCACGGCATTCATGCTGGGGCCAAGCGTGTCGTACCCTTCACCTATGACAGCGGTTATGACTTCAGCCACGTTACCTATCCGGGCGTGCTGAAGAACTGCGAACAGTGCCACCTGCCCGGCACCTACGATTTCCGCAATGCCGCCAATGCGGACGCAGTAAATTCCAACAGCCTGCTGTGGAACAATGCGGCGCACGGCATCATTCGTTCTGATGCTATCTGGAAATCCCAATGGGTGGCGGCTGGTAACTACGGTAGCCGTCCGTCCTACAGCTATACTACGAACACCTGGACGTACACCACGGGCGTCCCGGGTACCGCCGACCCCACTCCTGCAAACGGTGGTAACCTGGTTCACTCCCCCGTTGCCTCCGCCTGCTTTGGCTGCCATGACAGCGCGGCTGCTGTCAGCCACATGCGACTCAATGGTGGTTCGATTTATGAGAACCCCGCCAACGTGACTGTTGGCGGCCGGGGCACCGCTTTCACCAAGGTAGAGAGCTGCATGGCCTGCCACGGTGCCGGCAAGGCGTTTGACATCAAGGCGGTTCATGGCAAGTAA